One Mauremys reevesii isolate NIE-2019 unplaced genomic scaffold, ASM1616193v1 Contig56, whole genome shotgun sequence DNA window includes the following coding sequences:
- the LOC120394403 gene encoding leukocyte immunoglobulin-like receptor subfamily B member 5, with translation MFTGPDSGSGSVTDSQIVPTLGPRVPSDPVQLVVAGREFLKPTLWVSPSRVVALGGNLTIRCEGRQRSMKFFLRKAGHPNPQVQTVPDGPVAEFPIPSVSRKDGGSYTCEYRSITEPSRWSYLSDPVKIIVGEPRYPKPSISLLIPSGGVSLGGAVTVQCWGQRWDVRFVLNKEGRHFPPVESDGLEAEFPISNVRREHGGSYSCSYHSRSEPFAMSYPSDPIELVVRDPSLPRPSISLSPTGVIALGADVTIRWGTDPTQPGAAPAPTHPGPGGSEPQGLTSPIIAGTSTAAAGLLLLLLLLVAFVCFRKTRARKGAAPRPSSTNPMVALKAPAQQEPLYASIDEGKELQTPPQEPDPDADGLTYADLDSRALQGKWGGLAPAPEPAQPSLYATINVSRGAPRDEQRKSPLSSTIMAPA, from the exons GGCGTGAATTTCTCAAACCTACCCTCTgggtgagccccagcagggtggtggCGCTCGGGGGAAACCTCACCATCCGCTGTGAGGGTCGGCAAAGATCCATGAAGTTCTTTCTGCGTAAAGCTGGACACCCGAACCCGCAGGTGCAGACAGTGCCTGATGGGCCCGTGGCTGAATTTCCCATCCCCAGTGTCAGCCGGAAAGATGGAGGGAGCTACACCTGCGAATATCGCTCCATAACGGAACCGAGTCGCTGGTCGTATCTCAGCGACCCCGTCAAGATCATtgtaggag AGCCCCGCTACCCCAAACCCAGCATCTCCCTGCTGATCCCCAGCGGGGGGGTCTCGCTGGGGGGAGCCGTGACTGTCCAGTGTTGGGGGCAGCGCTGGGACGTGCGGTTCGTGCTGAATAAAGAGGGACGTCATTTCCCACCTGTGGAATCAGATGGGTTGGAGGCTGAGTTTCCCATCAGCAACGTGCGCCGGGAGCACGgcgggagctacagctgctcctATCACAGCAGATCAGAGCCGTTTGCCATGTCGTACCCCAGCGACCCCATAGAGCTCgtggtgagag atcccagcttacccagaccctccatctccctgagccccactgggGTCATCGCCTTAGGGGCggacgtcaccatccggt GGGGAACTGACCCCACCCAGCCTGGAGCagcgccggctcccacccaccCGGGGCCAG GCGGATCAGAGCCACAAGGTCTGACCAGCCCCATCATCGCCGGGACGAGCACAGCAGCCGCCGgcctcctcctgcttctcctcctcctcgtgGCCTTCGTCTGCTTCAGAAAAACCCGAGCCA GAAAAGGAGCCGCACCGAGACCGAGCAG CACCAATCCTATGGTGGCATTAAAGGCGCCGGCTCAGCAAGAGCCCCTCT ACGCCTCCATCGACGAAGGGAAAGAGCTGCAGACCCCG ccccaggAGCCCGACCCCGATGCCGACGGACTCACCTACGCCGACCTGGACAGCCGGGCGTTGCAGGGCAAGTGGGgaggcctggcccctgcccccgagcccgcccagcccagcctgtaCGCCACGATCAACGTGAGCCGGGGGGCCCCACG TGATGAGCAGAGAAAGAGTCCCCTCAGCTCCACCATCATGGCCCCTGCATGA